One Desulfomonile tiedjei genomic window carries:
- a CDS encoding type II toxin-antitoxin system RelE/ParE family toxin, producing the protein MDYSLYILGHAERDIKKLKKQHPQLASNLADRIRKLSQNPRPERCQALEGQADLYRIHFGDGKFRIIYSILDDPQAIIIVAIRRRNESTYKKIDRKNLSEKIKSLNLELKETISIVADLARKIGIEWIANLDDDQVRILAGGIQAITGGRSSLPTIAVQIQEAVKVKEDIKTITRDMKRLLQEM; encoded by the coding sequence GTGGATTATTCTCTCTACATCTTAGGCCATGCCGAGCGGGACATTAAGAAACTCAAAAAACAGCATCCACAACTGGCCTCCAATCTAGCCGATAGAATTAGAAAATTATCTCAAAATCCTCGGCCTGAGCGCTGCCAGGCGCTGGAGGGCCAGGCAGATCTTTACCGAATCCATTTTGGTGATGGTAAGTTTCGAATAATATACAGCATTCTAGATGACCCCCAGGCTATAATAATAGTCGCGATCAGACGGAGAAACGAGAGCACTTACAAGAAGATTGACAGAAAAAACCTTTCGGAAAAGATCAAATCCCTTAACCTCGAATTGAAAGAAACGATAAGTATCGTTGCCGATCTGGCACGCAAGATTGGCATCGAGTGGATAGCCAATCTGGATGATGACCAAGTGAGAATTCTCGCTGGGGGCATCCAAGCGATTACGGGCGGTCGCAGTTCTCTTCCAACAATCGCAGTGCAGATTCAGGAAGCGGTCAAGGTCAAAGAAGACATCAAAACCATTACAAGGGACATGAAGCGCCTTCTACAAGAAATGTAA
- the rsmA gene encoding ribosomal RNA small subunit methyltransferase A: MGQNLLVDDGFLKKIVQAARIDPGETIVEVGAGLGVLTEELARRGANVVALELDSGFFSVLQERFAASHQVELIHADAMTFDFQALASRVGKLRVVANLPYNISSRLIFTFLEHRDLFRSLHILLQREVAERFIAPPGTKDYGVLTVLLGVSSAVDLLFDIPAKAFYPVPEVVSTLVRVTFPDEPPVLVADARLLVGLVKASFAGRRKTLRNTLRNFALPGLTPELLNEAAEDAGIDLGRRGETLSPIEFARFADAIHARVQEQLP; encoded by the coding sequence ATGGGCCAGAACCTTCTGGTCGATGACGGTTTTCTGAAGAAGATCGTGCAGGCCGCAAGGATTGACCCCGGAGAGACAATTGTCGAGGTCGGCGCGGGTCTGGGAGTCCTCACCGAGGAACTGGCGCGACGAGGTGCGAACGTCGTAGCGCTGGAACTCGACTCAGGGTTTTTCAGTGTCCTGCAAGAAAGATTCGCGGCCTCGCATCAGGTTGAACTCATCCACGCAGATGCGATGACATTCGATTTCCAGGCCCTTGCGTCCAGGGTCGGAAAACTTCGGGTGGTAGCTAACCTGCCTTACAATATTTCCAGCCGATTGATCTTCACCTTCCTTGAACATCGAGACCTGTTCCGGTCTTTGCACATCCTTCTTCAAAGAGAAGTCGCGGAGCGCTTTATCGCCCCACCCGGGACAAAAGACTATGGAGTTCTAACCGTGCTCTTGGGAGTAAGCTCGGCTGTGGATCTATTGTTCGACATCCCGGCTAAGGCCTTTTATCCTGTTCCTGAGGTAGTCTCCACCCTCGTCCGGGTTACCTTCCCTGACGAGCCGCCGGTGCTGGTCGCGGACGCGCGGTTGCTCGTCGGGCTGGTGAAAGCTTCTTTCGCGGGACGCCGCAAGACCTTGAGGAACACCCTGCGTAATTTTGCTTTGCCTGGGCTGACACCGGAATTGCTAAATGAGGCGGCAGAGGATGCGGGGATAGACCTCGGCAGGCGCGGGGAAACGCTCTCCCCGATTGAGTTTGCACGGTTTGCGGATGCCATTCACGCGAGGGTTCAAGAGCAGTTGCCCTGA
- a CDS encoding DUF433 domain-containing protein has protein sequence MHIAWQDYIESTPDVLHGKPRIKSTRIPVSLLLGYLAEGYSPEQIIGEFPDLNKEQIAACLDYARDLAEFEVAV, from the coding sequence ATGCATATAGCGTGGCAGGATTACATAGAAAGCACGCCGGATGTACTACATGGCAAACCGCGAATCAAGAGTACAAGAATTCCTGTAAGCCTTTTGCTCGGCTATCTTGCTGAAGGATACAGTCCCGAGCAGATTATCGGCGAGTTTCCGGATCTCAACAAAGAGCAGATTGCCGCCTGCCTGGACTATGCTCGTGATTTAGCGGAATTTGAAGTGGCAGTCTGA
- a CDS encoding DUF5615 family PIN-like protein, which translates to MGLRFFADHCVPNSVLRALRDGGHEVFILKEHLPQDASDSTVIARVQELNAILVSLNGDFADIVTYPPSNYKGIIAMQVKNHPETIPALMQRLMNYFSDHPEMTHYQGRLLVVEPHKIRIRK; encoded by the coding sequence ATGGGTCTAAGATTCTTTGCCGACCATTGTGTGCCCAATTCCGTCTTAAGGGCATTACGCGATGGAGGCCATGAGGTTTTCATTCTGAAGGAGCATCTTCCACAAGATGCATCAGACTCGACCGTCATTGCCAGAGTTCAGGAATTGAATGCCATCTTGGTCTCGTTGAATGGGGACTTCGCGGATATAGTAACCTACCCGCCGTCCAATTATAAAGGTATCATTGCGATGCAAGTTAAGAATCATCCGGAGACCATTCCGGCATTAATGCAAAGACTTATGAATTACTTCTCCGACCATCCGGAAATGACCCATTACCAGGGCAGACTCTTGGTTGTGGAACCTCATAAGATCAGGATTCGGAAATGA
- a CDS encoding flotillin family protein yields the protein MVTALSLTVILAVVICALLWVFIGRYKRCPSNQILVVYGKTGQGAAKCVHGGAAFVWPVLQSYEWLDLEPFVVPIELANALSQENIRVSVPTTVTAAISTEEGIMQNAAVRLLGQGIEDVRKQAQDIILGQMRAVIATMRIEEINRDRQAFMAKVNDAVSVELEKIGLTVINVNIKDIEDDSGYIRALGRKAAAEAVNQALIDVAEQEKLGKIGVAERERDQRKAVAAANALATVGEAEADRDRRKAVAAAEAGGAVGEAEAGRDRRQKVSLLDADAVETETMANAKKAGFQAGQKVAEEEARGKGQTAAVQADATIRVAQEDAQRLAEEARARREEARLKAEVVVPAQADRERAIVAAEAERQKRVLVAKGDAESVLVKMQAEAQGAQAQLDAKAAGYKALVESCASDPSATAVLLLIEKLTELTGLQVEAVKNLPIDKIVVWDSGGGDGGLSDLGRRFMGVIPPMHELAKMVGLELPEFLGRVHGKAPSVTAPPQTPVDKK from the coding sequence ATGGTGACAGCGTTGAGTCTGACGGTCATCCTGGCGGTGGTCATTTGTGCGCTTTTGTGGGTATTTATCGGCCGTTATAAGAGATGCCCGTCCAACCAAATTCTCGTCGTTTACGGGAAGACCGGCCAAGGGGCGGCCAAGTGCGTCCATGGCGGCGCAGCCTTCGTGTGGCCGGTGCTCCAGTCGTACGAGTGGCTGGACCTGGAGCCTTTCGTCGTTCCCATCGAACTGGCAAACGCCCTTTCTCAGGAGAACATCCGCGTCTCCGTTCCCACCACGGTCACCGCAGCCATCAGCACTGAGGAAGGCATCATGCAGAATGCAGCGGTGCGGTTGCTGGGGCAAGGTATCGAAGATGTCCGAAAACAGGCGCAGGACATCATACTCGGCCAAATGCGAGCCGTAATTGCAACAATGAGGATAGAAGAAATCAATCGCGATCGGCAGGCGTTCATGGCCAAAGTGAACGACGCGGTTTCTGTTGAACTTGAAAAGATAGGCCTTACGGTAATCAATGTAAATATCAAAGATATCGAGGATGACAGCGGGTACATCAGGGCCCTTGGCCGTAAGGCTGCCGCGGAAGCGGTCAACCAGGCCCTGATCGACGTGGCTGAACAGGAGAAGCTGGGGAAGATAGGTGTCGCGGAGCGAGAGCGCGATCAGCGTAAAGCGGTGGCCGCAGCTAATGCTCTGGCTACTGTCGGCGAGGCCGAAGCCGACCGCGATAGAAGAAAGGCTGTGGCAGCAGCCGAAGCCGGCGGTGCCGTCGGCGAGGCCGAAGCCGGTCGCGACAGGCGCCAAAAGGTGTCATTGCTTGATGCGGACGCTGTAGAGACCGAAACTATGGCCAATGCCAAGAAGGCAGGGTTCCAGGCCGGCCAGAAGGTAGCGGAAGAAGAAGCCAGGGGCAAGGGCCAGACAGCCGCGGTGCAGGCTGACGCCACGATTCGCGTCGCACAGGAGGACGCACAGCGGCTTGCCGAGGAGGCTCGCGCTCGCCGTGAAGAAGCCAGGCTAAAGGCCGAAGTAGTGGTGCCTGCCCAAGCTGACCGCGAGAGGGCGATTGTGGCCGCTGAGGCCGAGCGCCAGAAGAGGGTGCTCGTGGCCAAAGGGGACGCGGAATCGGTCCTCGTTAAGATGCAAGCCGAGGCCCAGGGCGCTCAGGCCCAGTTGGACGCCAAGGCCGCGGGTTACAAGGCCCTGGTGGAATCCTGCGCTTCAGATCCTTCCGCGACTGCGGTGCTGCTGTTGATCGAAAAGCTGACCGAACTCACCGGCCTTCAGGTCGAAGCGGTCAAGAACCTGCCGATTGACAAGATCGTAGTCTGGGACAGCGGCGGTGGTGACGGAGGCCTTTCCGACCTTGGGCGTCGTTTCATGGGGGTGATTCCACCGATGCACGAACTTGCTAAAATGGTTGGATTGGAATTGCCGGAGTTTCTCGGCCGAGTTCACGGCAAAGCACCATCCGTGACTGCACCGCCTCAGACACCGGTGGATAAGAAATGA
- a CDS encoding NfeD family protein, protein MESWWLGLSLLNKAFVISALAFTVLFLWQIVIMIMGMDTDAHAHIGAEGVDHGDFGHAGDSGGESGHEYGGEAATFTFVSIRSIIAFGTLFSWAGALYLATGVSAILAILYSAAWGLVAMFAVSYVLYWLLSQQERGNASVWTAIGEEGTVYMDIPEGGTGKIRVMVSGAISFVNARSRDGGPLTSGAEVRVVGVVNDNTVEVEGIRNPEEG, encoded by the coding sequence ATGGAATCCTGGTGGCTGGGTTTGAGTTTACTCAACAAGGCCTTTGTGATATCAGCCCTGGCCTTCACCGTGCTCTTCCTCTGGCAGATTGTGATCATGATCATGGGCATGGACACCGACGCCCACGCTCACATCGGCGCTGAAGGCGTCGATCACGGCGACTTCGGCCACGCCGGTGACTCCGGGGGCGAGAGCGGGCACGAATACGGCGGTGAGGCAGCCACTTTCACCTTTGTATCAATTCGCTCAATCATAGCTTTCGGGACGCTGTTCAGTTGGGCCGGTGCGCTCTATCTAGCCACCGGGGTCTCGGCAATCCTCGCCATCTTGTACAGTGCTGCCTGGGGATTGGTTGCCATGTTTGCGGTGTCCTACGTGCTCTATTGGCTGCTGAGCCAACAGGAACGCGGCAACGCCTCCGTGTGGACCGCGATTGGAGAAGAAGGCACGGTTTACATGGACATTCCCGAGGGCGGAACAGGCAAAATACGAGTTATGGTTAGCGGCGCAATCAGTTTTGTGAACGCTCGCTCCCGCGACGGCGGCCCATTGACATCCGGCGCCGAAGTGAGAGTGGTCGGTGTTGTGAACGACAACACGGTAGAAGTTGAGGGAATTCGGAACCCGGAGGAGGGATGA
- a CDS encoding Lrp/AsnC family transcriptional regulator, whose amino-acid sequence MSHVELDPLDKKILVALQGDLDDSPEPYDQLAKDLKVSEDEVIRRTKSMLEQGIIRRIGAMIRHIEAGIGFNGMIVWKVQPERIEQVGERLASFAEVTHCYERPPFGKNGGTLFTMVHAASQEECLDIVRRMSETTGLGDYEILFSERELKKVSMTYFDEGDLEGGD is encoded by the coding sequence ATGTCTCACGTTGAACTGGACCCGTTGGACAAGAAGATCCTGGTAGCCCTCCAGGGAGATCTTGATGATTCGCCCGAGCCATACGACCAATTGGCAAAAGACCTGAAGGTATCCGAGGATGAGGTGATCCGGCGCACAAAGAGCATGCTGGAACAGGGGATCATCCGCCGGATCGGAGCCATGATAAGGCATATTGAAGCCGGCATAGGGTTTAACGGCATGATAGTGTGGAAAGTTCAACCGGAGAGGATAGAACAGGTCGGAGAGCGTCTCGCATCCTTTGCCGAGGTTACCCACTGCTATGAGAGGCCCCCTTTCGGCAAAAACGGGGGGACGCTTTTCACAATGGTTCACGCAGCCTCACAAGAAGAGTGCCTGGACATTGTCCGCCGAATGTCCGAAACAACGGGCCTGGGGGACTACGAAATCCTGTTCAGCGAGCGCGAGCTAAAAAAGGTGAGTATGACCTATTTTGATGAAGGGGATCTGGAAGGTGGCGATTGA